The proteins below come from a single Halictus rubicundus isolate RS-2024b chromosome 13, iyHalRubi1_principal, whole genome shotgun sequence genomic window:
- the Fy gene encoding fuzzy planar cell polarity protein-like protein isoform X1 gives MVAHVMCLTSSGGIPLFSRQKGEGDPMTFSKIASLNGIHMFLKSQDIKLMYTDLPDTTVMWKEFNESITLIVIANGTTKYILNEFLDAVFGAMILFVGIDELKSAKNIEKLKKDMRSCSPLVDNLLQCLDAGDGISLKIDIINMTECIMCLENNVLQTCLEGYMECLDSMYGCILIHGCLAVATEGWWSLNPIERKLLITVVAIESVCTTRDIPVFLPYKSPNVAFRLVSVTLINHIEVLALCGPNPELLEVERLAVQCWKNSIDTLNSVELYYPRNLPISINLDSEVLGFLLVNYKVQKFVLCKNDRYAKTRISISHRLDILKTFYHQAVETFILSSVTEDEGNKDHGNFISVKEIYLCSEYHKCHAVKQSDHILCILYASVVPTNTMRLICQKILKMLLMDKQNCW, from the exons ATGGTAGCTCATGTTATGTGTTTAACATCTTCTGGAGGAATTCCATTGTTTTCTCGGCAAAAAGGAGAAGGAGATCCG ATGACATTTTCTAAAATCGCATCGCTGAACGGTATTCACATGTTTCTCAAATCGCAAGATATTAAACTTATGTATACGGATTTACCAGACACCACTGTCATGTGGAAAGAATTCAATGAAAGCATTACTTTGATAGTTATCGCGAATGGaactacaaaatatattttaaatgaatttcttGATGCTGTTTTTGGGGCAATGATTTTGTTTGTTGGCATAGACGAACTAAAGAGTGCAAAAAATATAGAGAAACTTAAGAAAGACATGCGTTCTTGTAGCCCACTTGTCGACAATTTATTACAATGTCTCGATGCAGGAGatggaatttcattaaaaatcgaTATCATCAATATGACAGAGTGCATTATGTGCCTTGAAAATAATGTACTtcag ACTTGTTTAGAAGGCTACATGGAATGTTTAGATTCCATGTATGGATGTATTTTAATACATGGCTGCTTAGCTGTTGCTACAGAAGGATGGTGGAGCTTGAATCCTATCGAAAGGAAATTATTAATAACAGTTGTAGCTATTGAAAGCGTTTGTACAACACGTGACATTCCAGTATTTTTACCATATAAAAGTCCAAAT GTGGCTTTCCGATTAGTGTCTGTTACATTAATCAATCACATAGAAGTGTTAGCATTATGCGGACCAAATCCAGAATTATTAGAGGTTGAGAGATTGGCTGTACAGTGCTGGAAAAACTCTATCGATACTTTAAATAGCGTTGAACTGTACTATCCAAGGAACTTACCTATATCGATAAACTTGGATTCAGAAGTACTCGG ATTTCTTCTAGTAAATTATAAAGTGCAAAAATTTGTACTCTGTAAAAATGATCGATATGCTAAAACTAGAATTAGCATATCTCACAGATTAGACATATTAAAAACTTTTTATCATCAAGCTGTTGAAACTTTTATATTGTCTTCAGTAACCGAAGATGAAGGCAACAAAGATCATGGGAATTTCATCAgtgtaaaagaaatatatttatgttCGGAATATCATAAGTGTCATGCAGTTAAACAAAGCGATCACATACTTTGTATTTTGTATGCCTCCGTAGTTCCTACAAACACTATGAGATTAATTtgtcagaaaatattgaaaatgttgCTTATGGATAAGCAAAATTGTTGGTAA
- the Fy gene encoding fuzzy planar cell polarity protein-like protein isoform X2, which yields MVAHVMCLTSSGGIPLFSRQKGEGDPMTFSKIASLNVIANGTTKYILNEFLDAVFGAMILFVGIDELKSAKNIEKLKKDMRSCSPLVDNLLQCLDAGDGISLKIDIINMTECIMCLENNVLQTCLEGYMECLDSMYGCILIHGCLAVATEGWWSLNPIERKLLITVVAIESVCTTRDIPVFLPYKSPNVAFRLVSVTLINHIEVLALCGPNPELLEVERLAVQCWKNSIDTLNSVELYYPRNLPISINLDSEVLGFLLVNYKVQKFVLCKNDRYAKTRISISHRLDILKTFYHQAVETFILSSVTEDEGNKDHGNFISVKEIYLCSEYHKCHAVKQSDHILCILYASVVPTNTMRLICQKILKMLLMDKQNCW from the exons ATGGTAGCTCATGTTATGTGTTTAACATCTTCTGGAGGAATTCCATTGTTTTCTCGGCAAAAAGGAGAAGGAGATCCG ATGACATTTTCTAAAATCGCATCGCTGAACG TTATCGCGAATGGaactacaaaatatattttaaatgaatttcttGATGCTGTTTTTGGGGCAATGATTTTGTTTGTTGGCATAGACGAACTAAAGAGTGCAAAAAATATAGAGAAACTTAAGAAAGACATGCGTTCTTGTAGCCCACTTGTCGACAATTTATTACAATGTCTCGATGCAGGAGatggaatttcattaaaaatcgaTATCATCAATATGACAGAGTGCATTATGTGCCTTGAAAATAATGTACTtcag ACTTGTTTAGAAGGCTACATGGAATGTTTAGATTCCATGTATGGATGTATTTTAATACATGGCTGCTTAGCTGTTGCTACAGAAGGATGGTGGAGCTTGAATCCTATCGAAAGGAAATTATTAATAACAGTTGTAGCTATTGAAAGCGTTTGTACAACACGTGACATTCCAGTATTTTTACCATATAAAAGTCCAAAT GTGGCTTTCCGATTAGTGTCTGTTACATTAATCAATCACATAGAAGTGTTAGCATTATGCGGACCAAATCCAGAATTATTAGAGGTTGAGAGATTGGCTGTACAGTGCTGGAAAAACTCTATCGATACTTTAAATAGCGTTGAACTGTACTATCCAAGGAACTTACCTATATCGATAAACTTGGATTCAGAAGTACTCGG ATTTCTTCTAGTAAATTATAAAGTGCAAAAATTTGTACTCTGTAAAAATGATCGATATGCTAAAACTAGAATTAGCATATCTCACAGATTAGACATATTAAAAACTTTTTATCATCAAGCTGTTGAAACTTTTATATTGTCTTCAGTAACCGAAGATGAAGGCAACAAAGATCATGGGAATTTCATCAgtgtaaaagaaatatatttatgttCGGAATATCATAAGTGTCATGCAGTTAAACAAAGCGATCACATACTTTGTATTTTGTATGCCTCCGTAGTTCCTACAAACACTATGAGATTAATTtgtcagaaaatattgaaaatgttgCTTATGGATAAGCAAAATTGTTGGTAA
- the Spict gene encoding magnesium transporter spict — MSSSLTEIMIESKSYNAKDFYIGLGLAIGSSGFIGASFIIKKKALIRLQRYGGIRASSGGFGYLKEWIWWAGLLSMAIGEAANFAAYAFAPASLVTPLGALSVLISAILASHYLNEKLNLFGKIGCLLCVLGSTMIVLHSPKDEEVSTLNELVDKVKDPGYIIYILIVMLYSLLTIFYFGPIYGNQNIMVYICLCSSIGSLTVMSCKGLGLALKETITGSNNGFTNWLTWVLLFTVILCISVQMNYLNRSLDLFETTIVTPIYYVIFTSLVIIASAILFREWQNMGTEDILGCFCGFLTVIIAIFLLNGFKELDIHYGNIKHMLRPKRDFHLSNSTQWNNADEERLITRLDTELGHTYST, encoded by the exons ATGAGTAGCAGCTTAACAGAAATTATGATCGAATCAAAATCATACAATGCGAAAGACTTTTATATAGGTCTTGGACTTGCGATCGGTTCGAGTGGTTTTATAG GAGCtagttttattataaaaaagaaaGCATTGATTCGTCTTCAAAGATACGGCGGGATACGTGCATCGTCTGGAGGGTTTGGATACTTGAAAGAATGGATATGGTGGGCTGGTCTTCTTTCAA TGGCAATAGGAGAAGCAGCCAATTTTGCTGCTTATGCTTTTGCACCAGCTTCCTTAGTTACTCCATTGGGAGCACTCAGCGTTCTAATATCTGCGATATTAGCATCACATTACTTAAATGAGAAGCTCAATTTATTTGGAAAG ATTGGTTGCCTATTATGCGTATTAGGTTCTACGATGATCGTACTCCATTCTCCCAAAGATGAAGAAGTTAGTACATTAAACGAATTAGTAGATAAAGTAAAAGACCCAGGttacattatttacatattAATAGTAATGTTATATAGtctgttaacaattttttatttcggtcCTATTTATGGAAACcaaaatattatggtatatatctgcctatgctcatccATTGGTTCGTTAACTGTTATGAGCTGTAAGGGACTAGGACTAGCTTTGAAAGAAACCATTACTGGATCTAACAATGGGTTTACTAACTGGTTAACATGGGTTCTTTTATTTACCGTAATACTATGTATCAGTGTACAAATGAATTATTTGAACAGATCGTTAGATTTGTTTGAAACTACAATAGTCACACcaatttattatgttatttttacATCATTAGTGATAATCGCATCCGCGATATTATTTAGAGAATGGCAGAACATGGGAACCGAAGACATTTTAGGTTGCTTTTGTGGTTTTCTCACTGTGATCATCGCGATATTTCTATTAAATGGATTTAAAGAATTAGACATACACTATGGTAATATCAAGCATATGTTAAGACCCAAAAGGGATTTTCATCTAAGCAATAGTACCCAATGGAACAATGCCGACGAAGAAAGATTAATAACGAGATTAGACACAGAACTAGGGCATACGTATAGTacgtaa
- the Cni gene encoding protein cornichon, producing MVIMAFSLAAFSYIVALIVDAFLIFFAIFHVITFDELKTGYKNSIEQCNSLNPLVIPEYSLHIFINILFLISGQWFSLLLNIPLIVYHLWRYYHRPVMSKPGLYDPTSILNAQVLTAHQREGWIKLAFYLLSFFYYLYGMISSLIQ from the exons ATGGTCATAATGGCGTTCAGTTTAGCCGCCTTTTCATACATTGTGGCATTAATTGTAGatgcttttttaatattttttgcgATATTTCAC GTCATTACATTCGATGAATTAAAAACTGGCTATAAGAATTCAATCGAGCAATGTAACAGTTTAAATCCG CTTGTTATTCCAGAGTACAGTTTACATATTTTCATCAATATTTTGTTTCTAATAAGTGGTCAATGGTTTTCATTACTCCTAAATATTCCATTGATTGTTTATCATTTATGGAGATATTATCACAGACCGGTGATGTCCAAGCCAGGTCTATATGATCCCACCAGTATACTAAATGCTCAAGTTCTTACAGCACACCAAAGAGAAGGATGGATTAAACTTGCATTTTATCTTCTATCGTTTTTCTATTATTTGTATGG CATGATTAGTTCATTGATTCAATGA
- the Beta-phers gene encoding phenylalanine--tRNA ligase beta subunit, whose translation MPTINVKRDLLFKALGKAYSNEEFQDLCFKFGLELDEVTTEKQIIMKEKGINATTEASEEVIYKIDIPANRYDLLCLEGLAVGLLIFLNKVNIPRYTATFPTSGVQKMFMTSECSKVREHIVAAILRDVVFTNDSYNSFIDLQDKLHQNIGRKRTLVSIGTHDLDTVKGPFLYDAKPPTDIRFKPLNQDREYTGEEIMNLYANHTQLKQYLHIIKDSPVFPVVQDSNGIVLSLPPIINGNHSKITLNTKNVLIECTATDLTKAKIVLDTIVCAFSQYCKTKYTVEAVEVVYPNNEVFCYPELKYRTQEIDCETAINYIGVQQTPDEVANLLSKMSLKSSARNNKKLLVEVPPTRHDVIHACDIYEDIAIAYGYNNIKKTIPYLSTVAEEFPLNKLSDHLRMELACTGFTETLTFSLCSREDISDKLGHKLESIPAVHISNPKTLEFQVARTTLLPGLLKTLAANKKMALPQKLFEVSDVILKDNKTETGARNSRHLCAVYCNKSDGFEIIHGLLDRVLQVLEIPRSVDENDNGYRLRTVDDPTYLPHRCADILSYGKIIGKMGVLHPDVITKFDLNMPCSVLEIDIESFL comes from the exons atgccgACGATTAATGTCAAACGTGACTTATTATTTAAGGCACTTGGCAAAGCATATT CCAATGAAGAGTTTCAAGATTTGTGCTTCAAATTTGGTTTAGAGTTGGATGAAGTG ACAAcggaaaaacaaataataatGAAAGAGAAAGGCATAAATGCAACTACGGAAGCATCGGAGGAAGTTATATATAAAATTGATATACCGGCAAACAGATACGATTTATTATGTCTAGAAGGTTTAGCTGTAGGCctcttgatatttttaaacaa GGTCAATATACCACGGTACACAGCCACGTTTCCAACTAGTGGTGTGCAAAAAATGTTCATGACGAGCGAG TGTTCAAAGGTCAGAGAACACATTGTTGCAGCTATTCTGCGCGATGTTGTGTTTACAAACGATTCTTACAATAGTTTTATCGACCTTCAAGATAAGTTGCATCAAAATATAGGAAGGAAACGAACCTTGGTATCGATCGGTACTCATGATCTGGACACTGTTAAAGGTCCATTTCTTTACGATGCCAAACCACCAACGGATATACGTTTTAAACCACTTAATCAAGACAGAGAGTATACAGGGGAAGAAATAATGAATTTATATGCC AATCATACGCAATTAAAGCAATATCTACACATTATAAAAGACAGTCCGGTTTTCCCTGTAGTGCAAGATAGCAATGGGATCGTATTATCACTTCCACCCATCATTAATGGAAATCATTCGAAAATCACGCTCAACACTAAAAACGTATTGATCGAATGTACAGCGACAGACCTTACAAAG GCGAAAATAGTATTAGATACTATAGTTTGTGCCTTTAGTCAATACTGCAAGACGAAATACACGGTAGAAGCGGTAGAAGTTGTATATCCTAATAACGAAGTATTTTGTTATCCTGAATTGAAATATCGAACCCAGGAAATCGATTGCGAGACAGCAATAAATTACATTGGTGTGCAGCAAACTCCAGACGAAGTGGCGAATCTGCTTTCGAAAATGTCGTTGAAAAGCTCGGctagaaacaataaaaaattacttgTAGAAGTGCCTCCCACAAGGCACGACGTGATACACGCTTGCGATATTTACGAGGACATCGCTATTGCGTACGGATACAATAACATTAAAAAGACTATACCGTATCTTTCAACGGTTGCCGAAGAG TTTCCACTTAATAAACTGTCCGATCATTTACGCATGGAATTGGCTTGCACCGGATTCACGGAAACACTGACCTTCTCATTG TGTTCACGTGAAGATATATCCGATAAATTGGGTCATAAATTGGAAAGTATACCTGCGGTACACATATCGAATCCGAAGACATTGGAATTTCAG GTAGCACGTACAactttactaccaggattatTGAAAACATTAGCTGCTAACAAGAAGATGGCTCTACCTCAAAAGTTATTTGAAGTTTCCGATGTTATATTGAAGGATAATAAGACGGAAACAGGCGCACGCAATAGTCGACATTTGTGCGCCGTTTATTGCAACAAGTCGGACGGTTTTGAGATAATTCATGGTTTACTGGACAGAGTATTACAAGTATTGGAAATACCACGCAGCGTTGATGAAAATGACAACGGATATCGTCTTCGTACGGTCGACG ATCCCACGTATCTTCCTCATCGGTGCGCAGACATTTTGTCTTATGGAAAAATAATCGGAAAAATGGGCGTTCTACATCCGGACGTAATCACAAAGTTTGATTTAAATATGCCTTGCTCTGTATTAGAGATCGATATCGAGTCTTTtctatga